The following DNA comes from Cucumis sativus cultivar 9930 chromosome 7, Cucumber_9930_V3, whole genome shotgun sequence.
AAAATACATCttgtgaattttttgtttgataaattatGTTGCTGAATTGCTAAAATCAGGCTTCTCAAACCACATTCCTACCAATAAAAGAATGTAGGGAAACAATCAGCTCAAACGATACAAATACGGAATAAGTAGATAGCTAGGAGAATATCTAAAGTTAGTTTATTCTAATAAGGATACGTCTGGTTCTATTTATCTCATACGTCTATCTAAAAGACTACTACATTTAATATCCAGACGgtttaaacaaacaaaataaaacattcctTTTGGCAAACATAGGTTAACATAATTTAGAgatatcttttaaattctaaGGGGAAAACTAAATGgagattctttttatcttttggatGGTAAGGATGCAATTTTGTCAGGTTGACTTTTGGTGGCATGAGTTTTAACCTTCCGACAATGATATCTTTTTACATGTTTCGTTTATGGAAGTGAGAAGAAATGCAAACATGGGTAAGCAAGCATACAATGACCAGATTCCACCACAAGGTTCATCATCCAAGGAGGATGAGTCCAGGCCAAGAGGCATAGTCAGTAGAAATGAAGAGAAACCAAGTACCTTGATTAAGTTTTGGAATTGCAATGAATGACCAGGAAGGAGTGGCAATTTTCCCTCCTTAAGGTTCATGAAATGCGTTTCTGGTAATGTGAATCCCCTGACAATCTCATAAATAGCAGCTCCCAAGGAGAAAATATCAACTTTATCAAGATAATCATATCTTTCATTCAGAATTTCTTGAGGCATATAGCGTGCATCACCCTCCTCAATAGGCAGACTCTTATCAAGAAGGGTAACACACCCAAAATCACCAAGTTTATAGACACCATCtttgatataaatattgtCAGGTTTCACATCTAAATGAGCTATTCCTTTCTCGTGCACAAATAGCAATGCCTTTGCAATCTGCTTGTAGTTTCATTGTCAGCAGAGAAGCcatgaaatttcaaaagttaccAGTTCTAgaacttgaaaatttgaaatggatAAAgcttatatattatatactaaGGCTACTTAAGAATTGGAATGGATAAAGATAAGACACTAGTACATAATTTATAACATTtcgggtttttttttttcagaagAGCCATTTCCTGTTAAAATTAACCTACTGAATGAAGTGCagaagtaaaaaatttacTCTTCCAAGTAACGAATCAAAATTAAGCTTTCTTTCATGtgtaaacaaaagaaatatcttTGGAAATGAAGTTTCATgagaagaaaatgtaatttttcaCAACTCAAAATGGAACTAAAACTCACCTGATACAAGGCTCTTAGCGCATCTACTTCAGAGAATGGGTGAGAATACCTGCCCATTGATAAACTACAATCACAGAGCTCCATTTGAATGTAGAGTTGTTCATTTTCAAACCATGAAGTATAGTATCCAACAATGTTTTCATGAGCCCCTACATGTTCAATAGAGAACAGCagttaagaaaaaattgaaaaattgctCTAGTGAGGGAAAAAACGacaacagaaaaaaaatgtaactaaATGGAAAACCATATCTAGATAAATTTACTAACCTAAAGCTGCCAAAGCTTGAACCTCCATCAAAGCTCTCCTCCTgcaaagggaagaagaaacttcaattACACATTTGCTGGTGTTTAGAGGTTAAACATATacagacacacacacacacactataAGATATAACCTTTCCGTGTCTTGATTCAATGGTCTTGTGCTTTGTTTAACAGCATATAAGCAGCCATCAATTCTCTTTAACACCTTGAAGACACGGCTAAAATTTCCAGTTCCTATTAGCTGCAAATAGACTGAAGTTATTCCAAATTTTGATAacttgaatagaatatgaataaaaataaaatcccGATCTCTATCAGCACAAGCTTAAAGACACTAAGCAGATGTGTTACTGCCTTCTGGATACCTTTATCTCATGAAAATCTGTGTGATATCTTGAAAGACCATCTCCACTAAATAACGCAGGAAAAAATCctacacaaaattgaaaagcaCGAAACTAATTCATTTAACAGAAATCCATTATATTGCAAaagataatttcaaaaaatgttttattactTTTGATGACTTTAAGAACTAATTGAACTATACCTGCACATTTAGTTCGTTGATTGCCAAATGGATCTACACCTACATCTGAAGCATCTTTCAAGTATGGGTTCTTCATGCAAGGAGGAGGCATAACTCGACAGCGAAGAGCAACTGCAGATTGAGATAcatagttttctttcttcggCATGGCCGTGGTCTCTTTCTCCATATCCACATCATCTGATCCAAAAATGTCATTTCCAAGTTCCACAACTTGTTCGCAGCCAGACAAACTCGGACTCAGGGGACGTACTAAAACATTTTCTGCttaaatggagaaaatgaTCATATTACATCATTCAACAACTTTCatcactaattttaaaaaaggaacaCTAGGGCTGTAAGATTTTGATCCCCCAAAAATATTTCAGAACAATGTCCTCATTTTGATAGATGACTTCAACACTGGTCATACTTCATTTCAAGTGATTAACCGTTTAACATTATTCATTAGGAACGTTCAGCTTCAACGTGattatattacaattaagCGTATATCATTTGCATGTGATCATTTGATCGCTTATTACGGTCCCACtcaatacaattaattaaccGAGGTAAAAGTTCAATATTGTCAACTTACCATGTATTTTTCTCTTAGTTTTAACAGTATTAACCTTCTCTGGAGATTTGGGGCAGGGAATGCATTCCTAACAAGAAATGTACACCCagaaaagttagaaaattagcttcttcttcttctgaaaaagaaaaaacccttGTGTTTTCCCTGGTTAGCTTTCATCATTAACTTCTCACCTTGTTGCTATCCACTCcattcaacaaattttgattatccGGGGTGATATAATCAGGGGTACTGCaacaaacaaccaaataatcaTCCGGTCAGTTACACTGCAGCCTTCAATCTCAATTCTCACCAGCTACCATTAAGCATTCACGTATACCAAATCTCAATACCGACAAGCAAAACTAAgttctaaaattaataaataattactaCAATATTCTatccatttaatttaatgtaacATGAAATGAGTTCCATTTTGTAACTAACAGCAGTCAGCAGCTCAAACCAAttgacaaataataaaaataaaaaaaaaaaaaaaaaggagaaagaagaagtaaGGATACAAAACTGACCAGAAGAAGTCTTGGCTAAGAATGAAATCTCTGTCCTCAAAGTTATGAGATGAGGAAGGAAGAGGATCAGAAAAGTTGACCGTGGACGGAGGTTCAGATTCAGGCAAGCTCGGGAAGCAGAGAGCGGAGGAAGAGGAGCGGTTGAGGTGAAGAGGAGCAAGTGAAACTTTCCCTAACTGAACCTGCAAGTGCCTCGTCACTGTccctttcatcttcttcctcctcgCCCCCATCGTGGTCCTTAGGGTTTTGGATTTTCTCCTCATCGGTGGTGAAATCTAAGCTTTCCCCTCTCACGCTCTCCGCCCTCCGGTAcggatattatatatatatatatttatcgaATTTTTTTGGCGTTGTTAATTCAAATTGCGCGGGGGGTGTAGTGATTGTGCATAGCCGAGAGTAGAGTAAGCTTGTTGAGAATGGGAATGGACTCTATTGATTGGATGCTTATTAATTTGATCTACGGATTTGATTGGTTTTGATCTGCGTGCCTCGTAAGCTTCGCCTTTTTCCATCCCGAAAAAAGAAACTGGAAGATTATTCtggtaaattattttaatttaaaaaatatatgcacatttaaaaagtaataaatttaaaattataaataaaaggtttTGAGGGTAAAATATAGTGTTGtattaaacatgaatttaaatatattcgTCGTTGTCATAACATATCGACTTACTAAgaaataatctaattatatttatcgaattattattgtttcgTGTTAGCTAATAGCTAATGTAATtatgtagatttttttttccttaaaccTTTTAAGGTAAGTGGATATTAAGATTTGTAATAACTGATATTATGCATGCATATACAATAaagattattaattattgacCATTGGTTTTGATACATAGAATGAGGACATCAACTAAAATTGAGCAATACtattttagagagagaaaaaaaagttaatttttataaatatagcgaaaaaaattggagttcgtaataaaatcaaaaaagTCCAACcatgttttaaaacatttcaCATTTatccattcttttttatcttttttattctcattcttcttcaaattttcttttatttgttttcttgaaatCATGATATTCactatatattttcttgaaaattctgatttttgttatatatatatttttttaaattatgatatttgttttctatcCATCATaaatcttgtatttttttaatgaaaaaatcgTTAGATATTGATGccattgtttagatttgacagTCGTGcaaaaagaattttgaaaaaaattatttggacGTTGAAacaaattgtttagatttagaaCCCGATTGGATAGTCAAATCCAAACGATCATATACCTaaatcttgaattttgaaaaaaatcatgtttaaATGATAGTTTAGTCATGtccaaatacaaacaattagCCAATTAATGACATCTAAACAATTTCGTTCAAATATGGTGGGTTCACTAATgacttgacattttttgtattttttattatgtggcgtgagcttttttttaaaaaaaatgctaaatatttggatgatttgttatatttaaaaaaatatcaattttgacaTAGGTTCAAAACGTTgctctttatatttttttccaaatttgacACTAAGGGTTCGAACTTCATGATTAATTTAGGGCGTCACTTCgataaaaattttcatctatAAACAGTTGTTGTCCTTTCTTACATATGAGTTCCTACTCTGATAAATGTGAGTATGGATTATGCAACCTGTTCGAAAGGAGAACAGGTTGCATCGAACAACGCCCTGAGGGCCAAAGCTTGCCACCTGGGTGGAGAAGAAGGACCTCAACGCACCTAGCTAGCTTCTTAGGCAACATAAGACTCACCCAATGAACAACTTGATGTCGATCCCCCCACCCCACGAGCATTAGTTTGTATGCACAAAGAAGGACCAACACCTGAATACCACATTTAGATGAGAGTGGTCACAAGATTAGAGAAGTggaatttaaaacttttaaaaaactaattaatcatTAGTTATATATTAGTGAtctttatttagttttaatagtTTACCAATTCATCCACTAATTCTGCCCTCCTCTTCTATCCCCACTCAACTCCCCAAATTTCTGATACTCACAACTATTATGGAACTAAATATAGACATACCAATCACCACAAATATGGATTATGGAGATGAAGTGAAAGCtttagataaaaagaaaaaaaaaacagaaaaattttCAGACCCACTGCCAACGGCGCTAACAGTCCGGCGAACCGACAGTCAGTGACAtctgataaaaaaaagtaaaaaaaagtgaaaaaaaggGAGGAAGatctagaagaagaagaagaagaagaagaaggaaattttgtggagggagaaagaagagagaatggAAGGTAAAAATGTTTGGTGtccattgttattttctttaaaaaaaaatattattcaacaaaactattttaaaatctatttgatCTTCAAGGGGGCTCCGACAACTCAATCCCAGCCAACTTGCCGGAAAAGAAACTCCGACGATTCGATTCATTGGACGTTGAATCAAGCACCGTATCTGGCGGCGGCACCCATGGTCACAAGGTCTAatttacaagttttttttttttttagtttgttagtcttttagttttctattatatgtatgtatgtattgaTGATTTCGGTTTGGTGTCCTGCGAG
Coding sequences within:
- the LOC101213255 gene encoding wee1-like protein kinase isoform X2 — its product is MRRKSKTLRTTMGARRKKMKGTVTRHLQVQLGKVSLAPLHLNRSSSSALCFPSLPESEPPSTVNFSDPLPSSSHNFEDRDFILSQDFFCTPDYITPDNQNLLNGVDSNKECIPCPKSPEKVNTVKTKRKIHENVLVRPLSPSLSGCEQVVELGNDIFGSDDVDMEKETTAMPKKENYVSQSAVALRCRVMPPPCMKNPYLKDASDVGVDPFGNQRTKCAGFFPALFSGDGLSRYHTDFHEIKLIGTGNFSRVFKVLKRIDGCLYAVKQSTRPLNQDTERRRALMEVQALAALGAHENIVGYYTSWFENEQLYIQMELCDCSLSMGRYSHPFSEVDALRALYQIAKALLFVHEKGIAHLDVKPDNIYIKDGVYKLGDFGCVTLLDKSLPIEEGDARYMPQEILNERYDYLDKVDIFSLGAAIYEIVRGFTLPETHFMNLKEGKLPLLPGHSLQFQNLIKAMVDPDPSRRPSAREVIENPIFDKVRTHKQS
- the LOC101213255 gene encoding wee1-like protein kinase isoform X1, yielding MRRKSKTLRTTMGARRKKMKGTVTRHLQVQLGKVSLAPLHLNRSSSSALCFPSLPESEPPSTVNFSDPLPSSSHNFEDRDFILSQDFFCTPDYITPDNQNLLNGVDSNKECIPCPKSPEKVNTVKTKRKIHAENVLVRPLSPSLSGCEQVVELGNDIFGSDDVDMEKETTAMPKKENYVSQSAVALRCRVMPPPCMKNPYLKDASDVGVDPFGNQRTKCAGFFPALFSGDGLSRYHTDFHEIKLIGTGNFSRVFKVLKRIDGCLYAVKQSTRPLNQDTERRRALMEVQALAALGAHENIVGYYTSWFENEQLYIQMELCDCSLSMGRYSHPFSEVDALRALYQIAKALLFVHEKGIAHLDVKPDNIYIKDGVYKLGDFGCVTLLDKSLPIEEGDARYMPQEILNERYDYLDKVDIFSLGAAIYEIVRGFTLPETHFMNLKEGKLPLLPGHSLQFQNLIKAMVDPDPSRRPSAREVIENPIFDKVRTHKQS